The Exiguobacterium acetylicum genome includes a window with the following:
- a CDS encoding alpha/beta fold hydrolase gives MHYIAEWNGQRFDYRDSGSGPVILLIHGTQSDYREVYHVEKLIEAGYRVIVPSRPGYGRTPLQLADSPEALATFYAGWLASRHIDRYTVYGISAGGPTAIALAGQDAAVQALVLACAMTHRISLPYHRLLVQPVLQRPLQFIQWGLWTYVKDKIRKFPEEAAVRMVEMTSLLPRETIRTHISETDASLLYEVGLQNGPGRGVLFDITQDLERERLEAVACPVLIVHSKSDRAVPFEHAEHARRVIRHAQFIESKSPGHLIWIGPSARRDERMIERFIALNQMT, from the coding sequence ATGCATTATATCGCAGAATGGAACGGTCAGCGCTTTGATTATCGGGATAGTGGGAGTGGTCCCGTCATCCTGTTGATCCATGGAACGCAGTCGGATTACCGGGAAGTCTACCATGTCGAAAAGTTAATTGAGGCAGGATATCGCGTCATCGTTCCGTCACGTCCCGGGTACGGACGAACGCCGCTCCAACTAGCAGACAGTCCGGAGGCACTCGCCACATTTTATGCAGGGTGGCTTGCGTCCCGTCACATCGACCGTTACACGGTTTACGGGATCTCAGCAGGTGGACCGACGGCTATTGCACTTGCTGGTCAAGATGCAGCCGTTCAAGCACTCGTCTTAGCTTGTGCGATGACCCATCGGATCTCGCTTCCCTATCATCGCCTTCTCGTTCAACCAGTTTTACAGCGTCCTTTACAGTTCATTCAGTGGGGACTCTGGACCTATGTGAAGGATAAGATTCGCAAGTTTCCCGAAGAAGCAGCTGTCCGGATGGTAGAGATGACGAGTCTGTTACCACGCGAAACAATCCGTACTCACATCAGTGAGACGGATGCATCGTTATTGTATGAAGTGGGTCTCCAAAACGGTCCTGGACGAGGTGTCTTGTTTGATATTACGCAAGACTTAGAACGAGAACGACTCGAAGCCGTCGCTTGTCCGGTGTTGATCGTCCATTCGAAATCAGACCGTGCCGTTCCGTTCGAGCACGCGGAACATGCACGACGAGTCATCCGTCATGCGCAGTTCATTGAATCGAAGAGTCCAGGGCACCTGATCTGGATTGGTCCATCCGCGCGCCGCGATGAACGGATGATTGAGCGGTTCATCGCCTTGAATCAGATGACTTGA
- a CDS encoding helix-turn-helix transcriptional regulator, whose amino-acid sequence MSNEKLTNRDRLLAVREIFERQSDEDHTLTLEELSMELSKRGLIEKLSRKSLKDDIAALAKSGFDVVAEETKNGLAIPYHLVSRPFEHHQLRLLVDAIASAKFISESETTALVQTIQSLTSDKMAESLQPVLHTVKKPKGMTSRSIDTIQKAISDGFVISFQYQGKFNERTRKFELRKDGEHYLVSPAHLLMDNGNYYLIGRDERIKQIRTYRVDRIVDCKPFEPVEEPVHVEPNYLSNMFNMYGGENEQLTLKFQESLMPTVVDRFGTDIRCRRLDDVWFEVKVDALFSDGFMMWLIQFGNQAEIIAPVERRETFKQKVTGLATMYQIETPAL is encoded by the coding sequence GTGTCAAACGAAAAATTAACGAACCGTGACCGCTTACTTGCTGTACGAGAAATCTTCGAACGTCAGTCGGATGAAGATCATACCTTGACGCTTGAGGAATTGAGCATGGAACTCTCGAAACGAGGACTGATCGAGAAGCTATCCCGAAAATCGTTGAAGGATGATATTGCGGCACTTGCCAAATCAGGTTTTGACGTCGTCGCAGAAGAAACGAAGAATGGACTTGCCATTCCGTATCATCTCGTCAGTCGTCCCTTTGAGCATCATCAGCTCCGTCTGCTTGTCGATGCAATCGCGAGCGCAAAATTCATCTCAGAAAGTGAGACGACGGCGCTCGTCCAGACGATTCAGTCACTGACGAGTGACAAGATGGCTGAATCACTCCAGCCGGTCCTCCATACCGTCAAAAAACCAAAAGGCATGACATCGCGCTCGATTGATACGATCCAAAAAGCCATCAGTGACGGTTTCGTCATCAGTTTCCAGTATCAAGGGAAATTCAATGAACGGACGCGGAAATTCGAATTGCGAAAAGACGGGGAGCACTATCTCGTCTCACCAGCACATCTGTTGATGGATAACGGCAACTATTATTTGATTGGACGCGACGAACGGATCAAACAGATTCGGACGTATCGGGTCGACCGGATTGTCGACTGTAAGCCATTCGAACCAGTCGAAGAACCCGTTCATGTCGAACCGAATTACTTAAGCAACATGTTCAATATGTATGGAGGGGAAAATGAGCAACTGACGCTCAAATTCCAGGAGAGTCTGATGCCGACCGTCGTCGACCGGTTTGGAACCGACATCCGGTGCCGTCGCCTTGACGACGTCTGGTTTGAAGTTAAAGTCGATGCACTCTTTTCAGATGGTTTCATGATGTGGCTGATTCAGTTCGGTAATCAAGCAGAAATCATCGCACCTGTCGAGCGACGGGAGACATTTAAACAAAAGGTGACAGGTCTTGCGACGATGTATCAAATCGAAACGCCGGCCTTATAA
- a CDS encoding SDR family oxidoreductase: protein MKTGFIAITGATSGIGHAIAHTFIQKGYRVLLLGRRIDRLASLASDDVLIRQVAATDRAALDAALAEATEAFGPVEAIINNAGRMLLGQIDTQDPAEWDEMFDVNALGVLHGMQAVLPSMVKRKTGTIINISSIAGKKTFADHAAYVGTKFAVHAMSENVRGEVASHGVRVMTIAPGVVETELLGHTTSDTIKDGYNEWKQSIDGGLDPQVVADTVLFAFEQPQHVNIREIVLAPTKQLD from the coding sequence ATGAAAACAGGATTCATCGCGATCACCGGTGCCACGTCAGGAATCGGGCATGCCATTGCTCACACATTCATTCAGAAAGGGTACCGTGTCTTATTGCTTGGACGTCGAATTGACCGTCTTGCGAGTCTAGCCTCAGACGATGTCTTGATCCGCCAAGTCGCAGCAACTGACCGCGCTGCTCTCGACGCTGCGTTAGCAGAAGCGACGGAAGCGTTCGGTCCGGTCGAAGCAATCATCAACAATGCCGGTCGCATGCTTCTTGGTCAAATCGACACGCAAGACCCAGCAGAATGGGACGAGATGTTTGATGTCAATGCACTTGGTGTCTTACACGGTATGCAGGCCGTTCTTCCATCGATGGTGAAGCGCAAGACCGGTACGATCATCAATATCAGCTCAATTGCTGGTAAAAAGACGTTCGCCGACCACGCCGCATATGTCGGGACGAAATTTGCCGTTCATGCAATGAGTGAAAACGTCCGGGGAGAAGTCGCATCGCACGGCGTTCGTGTCATGACGATTGCCCCAGGTGTCGTCGAAACGGAATTACTCGGTCATACGACAAGTGACACGATCAAGGACGGTTATAACGAATGGAAACAGTCGATTGATGGTGGACTCGATCCACAAGTCGTCGCGGATACCGTCCTATTCGCTTTCGAACAGCCACAACATGTCAATATCCGTGAAATCGTCTTAGCCCCAACAAAACAACTCGATTAA
- a CDS encoding winged helix-turn-helix transcriptional regulator: protein MYLNEFDATMRQIQGKWKVMILYELHEEGTVRFNTLERYIQDVSPKTLTQQLKQLEQDGLITRTVYPEVPLRVEYALSAKGTSLIPLLDAICDWGLATTPRNQLMRTLCDDEAPAP, encoded by the coding sequence GTGTATTTAAATGAGTTCGACGCGACGATGCGACAGATACAAGGCAAGTGGAAAGTGATGATCTTATATGAACTACATGAAGAAGGAACGGTGCGTTTCAATACGCTCGAGCGTTATATCCAGGACGTCTCACCGAAGACGCTGACGCAACAATTGAAGCAACTCGAGCAAGATGGCTTGATCACACGGACCGTCTATCCGGAAGTACCACTACGCGTCGAATATGCCTTGAGCGCGAAAGGTACATCCTTGATTCCACTACTCGATGCGATTTGCGACTGGGGACTTGCGACGACGCCCCGGAACCAATTGATGCGGACGTTATGCGACGACGAAGCCCCTGCTCCATGA
- a CDS encoding DUF58 domain-containing protein — MQLIIPKGFNLIILTMTGASGIIIGLYGPVWIAALLFAYTLYGWVMPYYLEYVAKRIRVKLLETVRAFREETIQIPFELSNTTKLPLGRITISGLLGDQIKLPDASSQFWRQHLYVGKQTTVPFSIDVIAAHRGTIRIQSFDVMISDPFHLTTIYVTLDIHELGHVFPDFAPASVEWNERMIPGETIDRSSPFTDRSSFHSVVPYSGDAKSIYWSAYAKTNELYSYQYDRKRNHDYAVIVDGLSADGLALRSDFEKLLSRAATIIRELEKQGASYSLWISMVNRSGQWYHVPSGTGKHQFLRTMECLARISEYDLPLERRYFTKRLQRSVPSTTAEIHLGHRQKGVSA; from the coding sequence ATGCAATTGATCATACCAAAAGGCTTTAACCTCATCATTCTTACGATGACAGGTGCAAGTGGGATCATCATCGGACTTTATGGTCCCGTCTGGATCGCGGCTTTGTTATTTGCCTATACATTATATGGCTGGGTGATGCCCTATTATCTCGAATATGTCGCGAAGCGGATCCGTGTCAAACTCCTTGAGACGGTTCGGGCGTTTCGGGAAGAAACAATCCAGATACCGTTCGAGCTGTCGAACACGACGAAGCTACCGCTCGGTCGGATCACGATCTCCGGATTACTCGGAGATCAGATCAAGCTTCCTGATGCGAGCAGTCAATTTTGGCGTCAACATTTGTATGTCGGTAAACAGACGACCGTTCCGTTTTCAATCGACGTCATCGCTGCCCACCGGGGAACGATCCGGATTCAATCGTTTGACGTTATGATTTCGGATCCGTTTCATCTGACGACGATCTATGTGACGCTTGATATCCATGAGCTGGGTCACGTCTTCCCCGACTTTGCACCAGCGTCCGTCGAATGGAATGAGCGGATGATTCCGGGTGAGACGATCGATCGGTCAAGTCCGTTCACCGATCGATCAAGTTTCCATTCCGTTGTACCCTACTCCGGCGATGCGAAATCGATCTATTGGTCCGCCTATGCGAAGACGAACGAATTGTACTCGTATCAATATGACCGCAAACGTAATCATGATTATGCCGTGATCGTTGATGGCTTATCCGCAGACGGGCTCGCCCTTCGCTCAGACTTCGAGAAACTCTTATCTCGCGCTGCGACGATCATTCGTGAACTCGAGAAGCAAGGCGCGTCCTACAGCCTCTGGATCTCGATGGTCAATCGGTCGGGTCAGTGGTACCATGTCCCGTCTGGTACAGGAAAACATCAATTCTTGCGAACGATGGAATGTCTTGCTCGGATTTCAGAGTACGATTTACCGCTTGAGCGCCGTTACTTCACGAAACGATTGCAGCGTAGCGTGCCGTCGACGACGGCGGAGATCCATCTCGGTCACCGGCAGAAAGGAGTGAGCGCATGA
- a CDS encoding AAA family ATPase → MFQTLRTSLKQSVLGQDDVIDHLLMGLLAEGHILLEDRPGTGKTTLAKALAQTLDAKFSRVQCTADTLPTDLLGMELFNPLTGSFEQRFGPLFANIVLVDEINRTTPRTQSALLEAMAEAQVTIGDTSYTLPQHFLVIATQNPFDGHGTFPLPHAQLDRFLFKLSFAPLTRQAEKALLRGAHLTAADLQIPLEQLNDWKEEVVAVSIEDSVENYLLDVCDALRAHRDVEIGPSPRATLALLKAAKARAWMQERTYVTPEDVKHLATPLLAHRLVLTLEATLKLSNERLVEQVLDSLTVPTEV, encoded by the coding sequence ATGTTTCAAACATTACGTACATCACTTAAACAATCTGTCCTTGGTCAGGACGACGTGATTGATCATTTATTGATGGGTTTGCTCGCTGAAGGGCATATTTTACTAGAAGACCGCCCGGGGACCGGTAAAACGACGCTAGCCAAAGCACTAGCGCAGACACTTGACGCCAAATTCTCACGTGTTCAATGTACAGCGGATACGTTACCGACTGATCTACTCGGGATGGAGCTGTTCAATCCGCTGACAGGGTCGTTCGAGCAACGCTTTGGTCCGTTGTTTGCAAATATCGTACTCGTCGATGAGATCAACCGGACGACACCACGGACTCAATCCGCACTCCTTGAAGCAATGGCAGAAGCGCAAGTGACGATTGGGGATACGTCGTATACGCTACCACAACACTTTCTTGTCATCGCAACGCAAAATCCGTTCGACGGACACGGTACGTTCCCGTTGCCTCATGCACAGCTCGACCGCTTCTTGTTCAAGTTGTCGTTTGCTCCTCTGACACGTCAGGCGGAAAAAGCATTATTACGCGGGGCACACTTAACAGCAGCCGATCTGCAAATCCCACTCGAACAGCTGAATGACTGGAAAGAAGAGGTCGTTGCTGTCTCGATTGAGGACAGCGTCGAAAACTACTTACTCGACGTCTGTGACGCTCTCCGTGCCCATCGTGACGTGGAGATTGGACCGAGTCCTCGAGCAACGCTCGCTCTCTTAAAAGCAGCAAAAGCACGTGCCTGGATGCAGGAGCGGACATACGTGACACCGGAAGACGTCAAACATTTGGCGACGCCCTTGCTTGCTCACCGACTGGTCCTGACACTCGAGGCGACACTGAAGCTGTCGAACGAACGTCTCGTCGAGCAGGTCCTTGATTCATTGACTGTCCCGACTGAGGTGTAA
- a CDS encoding DUF3006 domain-containing protein: MRLTLSDFEDDLAICETDERETITLPKSRLPRQATIGDRLDWTGRSIRILRDETNARKKEITALMDDLFED, encoded by the coding sequence ATGCGGCTCACCCTATCTGATTTTGAAGATGATTTAGCCATTTGTGAGACGGACGAACGCGAGACGATTACGTTACCGAAAAGTCGCTTACCGCGCCAAGCAACGATTGGTGATCGATTGGACTGGACGGGGCGATCGATTCGCATCCTGCGTGATGAGACGAATGCACGCAAAAAAGAGATCACCGCGTTGATGGATGATCTCTTTGAAGATTGA
- a CDS encoding ComEC/Rec2 family competence protein: MLKWGSTILLALCLIVIFYTTRDEETPPAPTAGQMEVYGFDVGQGDSTFIRTKEDAILIDGGNNGKGEDVVRYLNELGVKRLTAIVATHPDADHIGGLDTVLDAFPVESVYAPRVTHTTETYRDFLLAVKREGVTIKSVKAGLKIPSESARFTFLAPLTDGTQDLNSWSAVLRVENGQDRFLFMGDAPIRTEQQLLESAEELRADVLKLGHHGAETSSSLPFLQAVAPKRALISAGADNAYRHPRPSVLQALKTERITADRTDQNGTIQYISSGNGIKESNRTDLRPE, translated from the coding sequence ATGTTGAAGTGGGGATCAACGATTTTACTAGCACTTTGCTTGATCGTCATTTTCTATACGACACGGGATGAAGAGACACCCCCTGCCCCGACAGCAGGACAGATGGAGGTCTATGGTTTTGATGTCGGTCAAGGAGATAGCACCTTCATTCGAACGAAAGAAGATGCAATTTTGATTGATGGCGGGAATAACGGAAAAGGGGAAGATGTCGTCCGCTATTTAAATGAACTCGGTGTGAAACGCTTGACGGCGATTGTTGCGACACATCCAGACGCTGATCATATCGGTGGACTTGATACGGTCCTCGATGCGTTTCCGGTTGAGAGTGTCTATGCCCCGCGCGTCACGCATACGACGGAGACGTATCGCGACTTCCTCCTTGCCGTCAAACGCGAAGGCGTAACGATCAAGTCGGTCAAAGCAGGTCTTAAGATACCGAGTGAGTCGGCACGTTTTACGTTCCTTGCTCCCTTAACGGACGGAACACAGGATCTCAACAGTTGGAGCGCCGTCCTTCGCGTCGAGAATGGACAGGACCGCTTCCTCTTCATGGGGGACGCGCCGATTCGGACCGAGCAACAATTGCTTGAGTCGGCTGAAGAGCTTCGCGCCGATGTTCTGAAACTGGGTCATCACGGAGCAGAGACATCGTCCTCCCTGCCCTTCTTACAAGCCGTCGCCCCAAAACGAGCCTTGATCTCAGCTGGCGCGGACAACGCCTACCGTCATCCGCGCCCCTCTGTCTTACAAGCATTGAAGACGGAACGGATTACGGCTGATCGAACGGATCAAAACGGAACGATTCAGTATATCTCAAGCGGTAACGGGATCAAGGAATCAAACCGGACCGATTTACGACCGGAATAA
- a CDS encoding histidine phosphatase family protein, with protein sequence MTVARSMKQIGLVRHHRVTEGYPTKGWISASDIEKWIERYDTSDIDIQPVELGQIDWTVCYASSMPRAVQTAQSVYDKEIIVTDLLREVPFPTIRSNLRLPFLGWAILGRLAAPFSKRIQAEIKEANERIEVLLNQLMFEDDERVLLVGHGGMMILMRAALRRRGYRGPRFGHPRNGMLYLFEKEEPTC encoded by the coding sequence TTGACCGTCGCACGAAGCATGAAACAAATTGGATTAGTGAGACATCACCGGGTGACAGAAGGATACCCGACGAAAGGCTGGATCAGTGCCAGTGATATTGAAAAGTGGATTGAACGCTATGATACGTCAGACATCGATATTCAGCCTGTAGAGCTCGGTCAGATTGATTGGACGGTCTGTTATGCCAGTAGCATGCCGCGTGCCGTCCAGACGGCTCAGAGCGTCTATGACAAAGAAATCATCGTGACCGATCTCCTGCGGGAAGTGCCATTTCCGACGATTCGATCGAATCTACGCTTGCCATTCCTCGGCTGGGCAATTCTCGGTCGACTCGCTGCCCCATTCAGCAAACGGATTCAAGCAGAGATCAAAGAGGCAAATGAACGAATCGAGGTCCTGTTGAATCAATTGATGTTTGAAGACGATGAACGGGTCTTACTCGTCGGTCATGGTGGCATGATGATTTTGATGCGTGCTGCCTTGAGGCGTCGCGGTTACCGCGGACCACGGTTCGGTCATCCGCGCAACGGTATGCTTTATTTGTTTGAGAAAGAAGAACCGACATGTTGA
- a CDS encoding DUF3307 domain-containing protein, translated as MTVLLSLLLVHLLADFPLQTKRMALHKHRNRRFLVQHLAVHSVLMLLVFAFFVIRGTLSLEDAGLLGGSILVFHALLDASPLKRRVKQAVAYWIDQALHIAAIIALTWLFVPIDWSLSFSRPEQVLWILCFSLVTTELLGHGIALMLAPFAPRLIEAHFERKVTRKEQLDGVSRTVTHEVEDSARSYTTELNGIGRYIGLVERAIITLLVVTNATGAIGFIIALKALARFKQFEDRRFAEYYIIGSLLSILGAILCGLAIRVAL; from the coding sequence GTGACCGTCTTACTCAGTCTGTTACTTGTCCATCTGCTTGCTGACTTTCCCTTGCAGACGAAACGGATGGCACTGCACAAACATCGAAATCGACGGTTTTTAGTCCAGCACCTTGCTGTCCACAGCGTTTTGATGCTGCTTGTCTTTGCGTTCTTCGTCATACGGGGGACGTTAAGCCTAGAAGACGCTGGGTTGCTTGGAGGGAGTATTCTCGTGTTTCACGCCCTACTCGATGCCTCCCCGCTCAAACGTCGCGTGAAGCAAGCCGTTGCTTATTGGATCGATCAAGCGTTACATATCGCTGCTATCATTGCCTTGACGTGGTTGTTCGTCCCGATTGATTGGTCACTGTCGTTCTCGCGACCGGAGCAAGTTCTCTGGATTCTTTGCTTCAGCTTAGTGACGACAGAACTACTTGGTCACGGAATCGCTTTGATGCTCGCGCCATTTGCTCCGCGGTTGATTGAAGCGCATTTTGAGCGGAAAGTGACACGTAAGGAGCAATTAGACGGCGTCTCGCGAACCGTCACACATGAAGTCGAAGACTCCGCCCGCAGTTATACGACGGAATTGAACGGGATTGGGCGTTATATCGGTCTCGTCGAACGGGCGATCATCACCCTGCTCGTCGTCACGAACGCAACCGGTGCCATCGGATTCATTATCGCCTTGAAGGCACTAGCCCGTTTTAAACAGTTTGAAGATCGCCGCTTTGCGGAATATTACATCATCGGGAGTTTGCTTAGTATTTTAGGGGCGATTTTATGTGGACTTGCAATCCGTGTCGCACTTTAA
- a CDS encoding SatD family protein codes for MQAVALSFDVKGSRDYSSKEVLLQTLRTLADELNVAFPASIVPFQIKSGDSLLAVFADYPVSYPIILQLLNQDLPGYIGIGFGQYETISTIQAEEANGSAIIHAFEAQEQAKTLSSRIAFAGPPYLPTALLNGYLEMLYPAYFGKTDRQIELHRLMDQYPDDTYEEIGLKMGFKEQDARANVAKLVSRSQRKQRKRLETALTQALEQFQVWEAIR; via the coding sequence ATGCAAGCTGTCGCCTTATCATTTGATGTCAAAGGCTCCCGCGATTATTCAAGTAAAGAAGTGTTATTGCAGACACTCCGAACACTGGCTGATGAGTTAAACGTGGCATTCCCAGCAAGTATCGTTCCGTTTCAAATCAAGTCTGGTGACAGTTTATTGGCTGTATTTGCGGATTATCCAGTGAGTTATCCGATCATCCTGCAACTGTTGAATCAAGACTTACCGGGCTACATCGGGATTGGTTTTGGACAATATGAGACGATCTCGACGATTCAAGCCGAAGAAGCCAATGGTAGTGCGATCATTCATGCGTTTGAAGCACAGGAGCAAGCGAAGACGCTCTCGTCACGGATTGCGTTTGCTGGACCGCCCTACTTACCGACCGCCCTGCTGAACGGTTATCTTGAGATGCTTTATCCAGCGTACTTTGGAAAAACGGATCGCCAGATTGAACTGCACCGGTTGATGGATCAATATCCGGATGATACGTATGAAGAGATTGGTCTGAAAATGGGCTTTAAGGAACAAGATGCCCGCGCGAATGTCGCGAAGCTTGTTTCCCGCTCACAGCGTAAGCAACGTAAGCGTCTCGAAACCGCCTTAACACAGGCACTAGAGCAATTCCAAGTCTGGGAGGCGATTCGGTGA
- a CDS encoding NUDIX domain-containing protein, whose protein sequence is MKFRRREKVAIYITREKPNGWELLVFHPQSAPESDWQIPAGTIEDAEIAKEAAVRETLEESGLSLASVQYVGEEEMRYPERMRVHYTYFYHAHIECQENRWTHCVAGDGQDCGDFFDFAWLPLERITQLERRHHIFLDRLIHRLERTRPYDCRKHG, encoded by the coding sequence ATGAAATTCAGACGTCGCGAAAAAGTAGCAATCTATATCACTCGGGAAAAACCTAACGGATGGGAACTTCTTGTTTTTCATCCACAATCGGCTCCTGAGAGTGATTGGCAGATCCCCGCAGGTACGATCGAAGATGCTGAAATCGCAAAAGAAGCGGCTGTTCGTGAGACGCTTGAAGAAAGTGGTCTCTCGTTAGCATCCGTCCAGTATGTCGGCGAAGAAGAGATGCGGTACCCAGAGCGCATGCGAGTCCATTACACGTATTTCTACCATGCACACATTGAATGCCAAGAGAACCGCTGGACGCATTGCGTTGCTGGTGACGGTCAGGATTGCGGTGATTTCTTTGATTTCGCGTGGTTGCCGCTTGAACGGATCACGCAACTCGAACGCCGCCATCATATTTTCTTAGATCGTTTGATTCATCGATTGGAACGGACACGTCCGTATGATTGTCGAAAACACGGTTAA